A window of Desulfobacterales bacterium genomic DNA:
TGGCGTTCCGTTACATAGACGAGGCCTCGCACCAGGGTGAGCGCAATGTTGCCCTGGATATCCTTTACGGCCAGGACGACTTCCTGCTTGAAAAGATTCCAGCCCGGGTGGTCAACGACTTCGAGACCGTGAACGAATTCTCCTTCAACCTTCTGCCGGTGCGCCGTTGCAGTCTCAGCTTCGGCGAGTTGACCGCCCAGCAGGAGGAGCAACTGGAGTATCTCCTGGCCAACTATACCCCCCGCGTCCACTCCTGATCCTGCATTTTTCTTATTTCCCGTATTTTCCCAAAGCGTGTTGGCCGGCCCTGGTTGCGGAATCAGGTTAGATATTACCTTCGATCAGGCGCAGGAGGCTGGCCAGGTCCATGGCCCCGGGCTGACGGAAGACCTGCCGGCCGTTTTTGAAAACGGCAAGGGTGGGGATGCTGCGGATCTCATACCGGGCGGCGATCTCTTGCTCGGTTTCGGTGTTGAGCTTGGCCATTCTGACCCGGGGTTCCAGCCGGGCCGCGGCCTGCTCAAAGACCGGGCCCATTGCCTTGCAGGGTCCGCACCAGGGGGCCCAGAAATCCACCACCAGGGGGATCTCGTTCCGGGCAAGATGGATGTCAAAGGTGTTTTTATCTAATTCCAGGGGCTGGCCGACAAACAGTTTTTTTCTGCAGCGGCCGCAGCTGGGTTGCTCGGCGATCCTTTCCCCGGGGACCCGGTTGACCGCATTGCAGTGGGGGCAGACGATATGCAGCGCGCTCATCACCTCTCCTTTCCGGCTGGGCCGGGCGTGGTATTGTTTCCCGGATCATTGCTGATCGCCTGATCATCCCGGCCGTCCCCGAACAGTCGTTTGATAGAGGCAAAAAGGGTCTTTATTCCCTGCCAGATTCTGGGCAGCAACCAGATCATCAGGATGATGAACAGTACCAGCAGGCAGATAAAGACAATGGGATGGTGCAGGGCGATCCACAGGCCGCCGATCACCGCCACATCTTCGCCGAGCGAGGCGATCCAGTTGGAAAAGGGCTCGGGCGAGGCATTGATCAGCAGCCGGGAACCGGACTTGGTGGCATGGGTGCCGGCGGCCAGGCCACCGCCCAGGATTCCGGCGGTCAGGATGACGGCCGGGTCCATATTGCCAACCGCGCCAGCGGCCAGCAGGGCCCCGGCCGGAATCCGGATAAAGGTATGGATGGTATCCCAGCCGCTGTCCACCCCCGGGGTCTTGTCAGCCACGAACTCGGCCAGGTACATGATCCCGGCCGCGCCGATCACCATCGGATTCATCAGGATCTCCAGCTGTTCGGGCAGAATTATGTTGTTGGTCACCCCGAGGAGACCCAGGACCAGGATGGCGGCATAGAGGTTGATGCCGCTGGCCCAGGCCACCCCCATGGACAGGGCGATGATGCTGCTGATATGGTCAAGCTGCTCCATGGTTCCCCCCTCTGTTTTAATCGCTGCAGCCGCAGTTATCTTCCTCTTCCCAGCAGTCCCGGCAGACCCACAACTCCCAGTTCTGCTTCCAGATCAGCTGTCCCGCCGGCACCAGGACCTTGCAGGACTCGCAGGTGTCGAGCCGCCGGTCATCCTCTGTTTTTTTATTTGTTTCGTCCATGTCCCGGGTCACGGTTGTTTCCCCCGGCGAATATTTATAGGTCATCCGGCCTGAAGCGTATTAATGGACAGAAAAAACAGTGGGCGGTGGATGGTGAAAAAACATGGAGCAGTGGTCGTGGTCAGAATATAATATTCTCTGCCCTCTGATAAACCGGAAGTCAGGTTTCACTGTCCAGCGTTGAGCCGTTACCGTTGCCCGGCTGTCTGTTTCTGGCTGCTTTCAGCACCGAATAACCAACAATTCCCGAGAGAAACGACCCTGCAAGGATTGCCAGTTTGTCCGTATACTGAAAAATACGGGCATCTTCAAATGCCAACGAGCCGATAAACAGGCTCATGGTAAACCCGATTCCGGTTAATACTGATACACCATAGAATTGCATCCAACCACTGTCTTTTGGAAGTACGGCAAATTTAAGTTTTATTGCCAGCCAGCTGAAACCGAACACCCCGAGCTGCTTGCCGATGAACAGGCCAAGCATGATGCCCAGCGGTAACGGTCCGGCCATTTGGCTGAAAGACATCTGGGTGACCTTTACGCCTGCATTAACAAAGGCAAACAGGGGCAGGATGAAAAGGGCCACCCAGTAATGGAGCCTGCGTTCGATCTGTTTTACGGGTGAAACAGGCTGGTTGTTCGCATCTTTTGCGTTCAGCGGAATTGTAAACGCCAGGGCCACTCCCGCCAATGTTGCGTGGACACCGGACTTGAGAACGCTCACCCATAATACCAGCCCGACCAGGAAGTAGGCTGTTTTCCTGGCAACGCCGAATCGATTAAGGGCGATTAAGACCGCCAGGGCCATGGCGGCAACGGCAATGGACAGGGCGGACAGGTCGGTTGCATAAAAAAGGGCGATAATTATGATTGCCCCCAGATCGTCGATAATGGCCAATGCCATTAAAAATATTTTAAGGGAAACAGGAATCCGGTTGCCCAGCAGAGAGAGGATGCCCAGGGCAAAGGCAATATCCGTGGCAGTCGGTATTGCCCATCCGCTGATCGCGACGGGGTCGTTGCGGTTGAAGGTTAAATAGACCGCCGCTGGAACCACCATTCCGCCAACCGCGGCAATGCCGGGTAATATAAGCCGGTTTAAGGAGGACAAATGTCCTTCCAGTGTTTCCCTCTTCACCTCCAGGCCGATTAACAGGAAGAAGATCGCCATCAG
This region includes:
- a CDS encoding PilZ domain-containing protein, which gives rise to MKSVAVEGERGEQRRHERYPAKEGGVASLRIGSDVRLGSIVDVSRGGLAFRYIDEASHQGERNVALDILYGQDDFLLEKIPARVVNDFETVNEFSFNLLPVRRCSLSFGELTAQQEEQLEYLLANYTPRVHS
- the trxC gene encoding thioredoxin TrxC, yielding MMSALHIVCPHCNAVNRVPGERIAEQPSCGRCRKKLFVGQPLELDKNTFDIHLARNEIPLVVDFWAPWCGPCKAMGPVFEQAAARLEPRVRMAKLNTETEQEIAARYEIRSIPTLAVFKNGRQVFRQPGAMDLASLLRLIEGNI
- a CDS encoding DUF4126 domain-containing protein; amino-acid sequence: MEQLDHISSIIALSMGVAWASGINLYAAILVLGLLGVTNNIILPEQLEILMNPMVIGAAGIMYLAEFVADKTPGVDSGWDTIHTFIRIPAGALLAAGAVGNMDPAVILTAGILGGGLAAGTHATKSGSRLLINASPEPFSNWIASLGEDVAVIGGLWIALHHPIVFICLLVLFIILMIWLLPRIWQGIKTLFASIKRLFGDGRDDQAISNDPGNNTTPGPAGKER
- the nhaA gene encoding Na+/H+ antiporter NhaA, which gives rise to MKTIEKFIKKESTSGILLMFATVLALILSNTSLSTLYESFLHIPVEIRIGIFSIDKSLYHWINDGLMAIFFLLIGLEVKRETLEGHLSSLNRLILPGIAAVGGMVVPAAVYLTFNRNDPVAISGWAIPTATDIAFALGILSLLGNRIPVSLKIFLMALAIIDDLGAIIIIALFYATDLSALSIAVAAMALAVLIALNRFGVARKTAYFLVGLVLWVSVLKSGVHATLAGVALAFTIPLNAKDANNQPVSPVKQIERRLHYWVALFILPLFAFVNAGVKVTQMSFSQMAGPLPLGIMLGLFIGKQLGVFGFSWLAIKLKFAVLPKDSGWMQFYGVSVLTGIGFTMSLFIGSLAFEDARIFQYTDKLAILAGSFLSGIVGYSVLKAARNRQPGNGNGSTLDSET